Proteins encoded within one genomic window of Pseudalkalibacillus sp. SCS-8:
- a CDS encoding flavodoxin family protein translates to MANLHALVLNCSLKSSDETSNTQALIDRSLEILKSKDVTVDIVRLADYNIEYGITDDAGEGDDWPQIFEKVKAADIVIFGTPLWLGEKSSVAALAIERLYGASGFTNDKGQSIFYNKVAGVVITGNEDGAKNAACSILYALSHIGFTIPPNVDPYWVGEAGPGPSYIEAGGEDHEFTQKNIKTMSHNLVHFARMLREHPIPAEGNTME, encoded by the coding sequence ATGGCAAACTTACACGCACTAGTCTTGAACTGTTCATTGAAATCGAGTGATGAGACATCCAATACGCAAGCGCTGATCGACCGGTCGCTTGAGATCCTGAAAAGTAAAGACGTGACAGTCGATATCGTCCGTCTAGCTGACTATAACATCGAGTACGGCATCACCGATGATGCCGGAGAAGGAGACGACTGGCCGCAAATCTTTGAAAAAGTGAAAGCCGCGGACATCGTGATTTTCGGGACTCCTCTATGGCTCGGTGAAAAAAGCAGTGTTGCAGCTCTTGCGATTGAACGCCTATATGGAGCAAGTGGATTCACGAACGACAAAGGACAATCCATTTTCTATAACAAAGTGGCAGGTGTCGTCATCACAGGAAACGAGGACGGTGCGAAAAATGCGGCATGCTCCATCCTTTATGCCCTTTCCCATATCGGATTCACCATCCCGCCGAACGTCGATCCATACTGGGTAGGAGAGGCTGGACCAGGACCATCCTACATAGAAGCAGGCGGTGAAGATCATGAATTCACGCAGAAAAACATCAAAACAATGAGCCACAACCTCGTCCATTTCGCCCGCATGCTGAGAGAACACCCAATTCCAGCAGAAGGCAATACGATGGAATAA
- the katG gene encoding catalase/peroxidase HPI encodes MDKNEMHDSKAGAGQCPFTGAKTKEETAVTTTKVGTTNKDWWPNQLNLNILRQHDKKSNPLGEDFDYAEAFQKLDYDALKQDLHDLMTDSQDWWPADYGHYGPLFIRMSWHAAGTYRTGDGRGGGAKGQQRFAPLNSWPDNANLDKARRLLWPIKQKYGNKISWADLLVLAGNVAIESMGLKTFGFGGGREDVWQPEEDVYWGNETEWLGDNRYSGDRELESPLAAVQMGLIYVNPEGPNGNPDPVASGHDIRETFARMGMNDEETVALIAGGHTFGKAHGAGDAEAHVGPDPEAADIEDQGFGWKSTYGSGKGRDTITSGVEGAWTANPTQWDNGYFDMLFGYEWELTKSPAGANQWKPINPKEEHLAPDAENPSIKVPTFMTTADMALRMFPDYEKISRRFHENPDEFADAFARAWFKLLHRDMGPKSRYLGPEVPEEELIWQDTIPEVDYELSEAEVEELKTKILDSDLSVSELVKTAWASASTYRGSDMRGGANGARIRLAPQKDWEVNEPEHLAKVLSVYEEIQSQLDKKVSLADLIVLGGSAAIEKAAADAGVNVTVPFAAGRGDASQEQTDVESFEVLEPMADGFRNYEKKEYTLSPEELLVDKSQLLGLTAPEMTVLIGGMRVLGTNYKGTEHGVFTDRVGTLSNDFFVNLLDMNIEWKPAGYNHYEGRDRKTGEVKRTATRVDLVFGSNSELRALAEVYAQDDNKEKFVKDFVKAWTKVMNADRFDLKAKKSSEMYA; translated from the coding sequence ATGGATAAGAATGAAATGCATGACAGTAAAGCGGGTGCTGGTCAATGTCCATTCACTGGCGCGAAAACGAAGGAAGAAACTGCCGTCACGACGACTAAGGTTGGTACGACGAACAAGGACTGGTGGCCAAATCAGTTGAACTTGAACATCCTTCGCCAGCATGACAAGAAGTCGAATCCTCTCGGAGAAGACTTCGATTATGCAGAAGCGTTCCAAAAGCTGGACTATGACGCATTGAAGCAGGATCTTCATGACCTGATGACGGACAGCCAGGACTGGTGGCCTGCTGACTATGGACACTATGGTCCCCTCTTTATCCGCATGTCTTGGCACGCAGCCGGTACATACCGTACAGGCGACGGACGCGGTGGTGGCGCAAAAGGACAACAGCGTTTCGCACCGCTGAACAGCTGGCCGGATAACGCGAACCTTGATAAGGCTCGCCGTTTGCTATGGCCGATCAAGCAAAAATACGGAAACAAGATTTCATGGGCCGATCTACTTGTCCTAGCAGGTAACGTCGCGATTGAATCGATGGGCTTGAAAACGTTTGGTTTCGGTGGTGGACGTGAAGACGTTTGGCAACCGGAAGAAGACGTCTACTGGGGTAATGAAACTGAATGGCTCGGTGACAACCGTTACTCTGGCGACCGCGAGCTTGAAAGTCCGCTTGCTGCCGTTCAGATGGGGCTTATCTATGTAAACCCTGAAGGACCGAACGGAAACCCGGATCCAGTTGCCAGTGGGCACGACATCCGTGAAACGTTCGCCCGCATGGGAATGAACGATGAGGAGACGGTTGCCCTGATTGCCGGTGGACACACATTCGGTAAAGCGCACGGTGCTGGCGATGCGGAAGCCCATGTCGGACCAGACCCGGAAGCTGCCGATATTGAAGATCAAGGCTTCGGCTGGAAGAGCACTTACGGAAGCGGTAAAGGCCGTGACACGATAACGAGTGGTGTTGAAGGTGCTTGGACGGCGAATCCGACGCAATGGGACAATGGTTATTTCGACATGTTGTTCGGCTACGAATGGGAATTGACGAAAAGTCCAGCAGGTGCGAACCAATGGAAACCTATCAACCCGAAAGAAGAGCATCTTGCGCCAGATGCTGAGAATCCTTCTATAAAAGTTCCGACGTTTATGACGACAGCCGACATGGCATTACGCATGTTCCCTGATTATGAAAAAATCTCCCGCCGATTCCATGAGAATCCTGATGAGTTCGCAGATGCCTTCGCTCGTGCATGGTTCAAGCTTCTTCATCGTGACATGGGGCCTAAGTCAAGATACCTCGGACCTGAAGTACCGGAAGAGGAATTGATCTGGCAGGATACGATTCCAGAAGTGGATTATGAATTGTCAGAGGCTGAAGTAGAAGAACTAAAAACGAAGATTTTAGATTCTGACCTATCCGTAAGTGAGCTCGTGAAAACGGCTTGGGCTTCAGCAAGCACATACCGTGGATCAGACATGCGCGGTGGTGCAAACGGTGCACGTATCCGTCTTGCTCCTCAAAAAGATTGGGAAGTAAACGAGCCAGAGCACCTGGCTAAAGTGCTTTCAGTGTATGAAGAAATCCAAAGCCAGCTTGATAAAAAAGTAAGTCTTGCTGATTTAATTGTGCTTGGTGGAAGTGCCGCTATCGAAAAAGCAGCAGCAGATGCAGGCGTTAACGTAACTGTTCCATTCGCAGCTGGACGTGGTGATGCATCACAAGAGCAAACCGACGTCGAAAGCTTTGAAGTACTTGAGCCAATGGCAGACGGATTCCGTAACTATGAGAAAAAGGAATACACGTTGAGCCCAGAGGAACTGTTAGTGGACAAGTCTCAGTTGCTCGGACTGACAGCACCGGAAATGACCGTCTTGATCGGTGGTATGCGTGTACTCGGTACCAACTACAAAGGCACAGAACACGGCGTATTCACAGACCGGGTCGGCACACTCTCAAACGACTTCTTCGTCAACCTGCTTGATATGAACATCGAGTGGAAGCCAGCAGGCTACAACCATTACGAAGGACGCGACCGCAAAACAGGCGAAGTCAAACGCACCGCAACACGCGTCGACCTTGTATTCGGATCGAACTCCGAACTCCGCGCCCTAGCAGAAGTTTATGCACAAGATGATAACAAAGAGAAGTTTGTGAAAGACTTTGTGAAAGCATGGACCAAGGTTATGAATGCAGATAGATTTGATTTGAAAGCTAAGAAGTCTTCGGAGATGTATGCGTAA
- the rlmD gene encoding 23S rRNA (uracil(1939)-C(5))-methyltransferase RlmD: MSKKALPVQKNDIVNVTFQDLSHDGAGVAKVDGYTLFVPRGLPGEEAKVKVIKTKKGFGFGKLLEVTKESEHRTTPPCPIYKQCGGCQLQHLTYEGQLEYKRKQVQDVLERIGKLKDVNVLPVLGMDDPWRYRNKAQVPVGEEEGGLITGFYQKGSHRIIDMKECLIQQEANDLVVQTVKEIANHYGIRAYDERSHKGTLRHVVAKYGQNTGQIMVVLVTKGKELPNKKNIVADIVERIPNVKSIVQNINPKKTNVIFGDKTEVLWGDEYIYDTIGDIKFAISARSFYQVNPTQTKVLYDKALEYAQLEGNETVIDAYCGIGTISLFLAQKANKVYGVEIVPEAIEDARRNAELNGMENVEFEVGEAETVIPAWYGKGIKADTIVVDPPRKGCEESLLNTILDMKPNRVVYVSCNPATLARDLAILEEGGYETQQVQPVDMFPHTTHVECVAQIIRKVN; the protein is encoded by the coding sequence ATGTCCAAGAAAGCATTACCCGTCCAAAAAAACGATATCGTGAACGTCACGTTCCAGGATCTCTCCCATGATGGCGCAGGTGTAGCGAAGGTCGACGGCTATACCCTTTTCGTACCAAGAGGCTTACCAGGGGAAGAAGCGAAAGTGAAGGTCATCAAGACGAAGAAAGGCTTCGGGTTCGGCAAGCTGCTGGAGGTGACGAAGGAAAGCGAGCACCGTACAACACCACCATGCCCAATTTACAAGCAATGTGGTGGCTGTCAGCTTCAGCACCTGACGTACGAAGGACAGCTCGAATACAAGCGCAAGCAAGTCCAAGACGTATTGGAACGGATCGGGAAGCTGAAGGACGTGAATGTACTGCCGGTCTTAGGTATGGACGACCCGTGGCGCTACCGGAACAAAGCGCAAGTCCCGGTCGGTGAGGAAGAAGGCGGACTGATCACTGGTTTCTATCAAAAAGGAAGCCACCGCATCATCGACATGAAGGAATGCCTCATCCAGCAGGAAGCGAACGACCTTGTCGTCCAGACGGTAAAAGAGATCGCCAACCACTACGGCATCCGGGCATATGACGAACGCTCCCATAAAGGAACGCTCCGTCACGTCGTCGCGAAATACGGCCAAAACACCGGACAGATTATGGTCGTGCTCGTTACGAAAGGAAAAGAACTACCGAATAAGAAGAACATTGTCGCAGACATCGTCGAGCGCATTCCGAATGTGAAATCGATCGTACAAAACATCAATCCGAAGAAAACGAACGTCATTTTCGGAGACAAAACCGAAGTCCTTTGGGGCGATGAGTATATTTACGACACGATTGGGGACATCAAATTCGCGATTTCTGCCCGTTCCTTCTATCAAGTAAACCCGACCCAAACGAAAGTACTTTATGACAAAGCACTAGAATACGCACAGCTCGAAGGAAATGAAACGGTCATCGATGCCTATTGCGGCATTGGTACAATTTCGTTGTTCCTCGCGCAAAAAGCGAACAAAGTGTACGGAGTCGAAATCGTTCCAGAAGCGATTGAAGATGCAAGACGAAATGCAGAACTGAACGGAATGGAAAACGTGGAATTTGAAGTAGGGGAAGCGGAAACCGTCATCCCAGCCTGGTATGGAAAAGGAATAAAAGCCGACACCATCGTCGTCGACCCACCACGAAAAGGCTGTGAAGAATCTCTGCTCAACACTATTCTCGACATGAAACCGAACCGCGTCGTCTACGTATCCTGCAACCCAGCAACCTTAGCCCGGGACCTCGCCATTCTAGAAGAAGGCGGATACGAAACCCAACAAGTTCAACCTGTTGATATGTTTCCACATACTACGCATGTGGAATGTGTAGCGCAAATCATAAGAAAAGTCAACTAA
- a CDS encoding class I SAM-dependent DNA methyltransferase: MDLEACYDVFEVILLGKRHVTLPDKLEGLFIRLEEIVLANSGENDFEEILKLIMAKLWCEKNETEDYIDSGTSDDTVARVNKLLFEMNKHWKGVLHEDRTKLSPGHVDVCVKLLNNYKLSEYSFQALDAFFEFIVSRTSKGSKGQFFTPRYIIDFCIKIIAPRYHENILDPASGSGAFLLHSYNYYNDHHNSTGHNLWGFDFDEKAVRVSKALMYISGVSQANVHKINSLILPELQENLFIENVASITSIEDCLRINKCGFKKFDIIVTNPPFAGEINESKFLDNYVVAKGKSRIQRDALFIERCIELLNPGGRMAIILPNNKFGSNNWAYLRKWILHHAKIVGVIGLPRNVFMPHTPVKTGILFLQKRKNSVTNIPNEEIFFGISELAGKDSRGNLQYKTDDQAFENVDHDLDEIYKDFKQFISQNYSSWVNE, encoded by the coding sequence ATGGATTTGGAAGCATGCTATGATGTTTTTGAGGTGATACTATTGGGGAAAAGACATGTTACCCTTCCTGATAAATTAGAAGGACTCTTCATTAGGTTAGAGGAGATTGTTCTAGCGAATTCTGGTGAGAATGATTTCGAAGAAATTCTAAAGCTTATCATGGCAAAGCTTTGGTGTGAAAAAAATGAAACTGAAGATTATATTGATTCTGGCACATCAGATGACACCGTAGCTAGAGTAAATAAATTGTTATTTGAGATGAATAAACATTGGAAAGGTGTATTACATGAAGATAGAACAAAATTAAGCCCTGGACATGTTGATGTCTGCGTAAAACTATTAAATAACTATAAGTTGTCTGAATATAGCTTTCAAGCCTTAGATGCTTTTTTCGAATTTATTGTTTCAAGAACCTCTAAGGGATCGAAAGGACAATTTTTCACTCCACGATACATAATAGATTTTTGTATTAAGATTATAGCACCACGTTACCATGAAAATATTTTAGATCCTGCAAGCGGTTCAGGCGCATTTCTTCTTCACTCCTATAACTATTATAATGACCACCATAATTCAACAGGGCATAACTTATGGGGATTTGATTTTGATGAAAAAGCCGTACGTGTTTCTAAAGCACTTATGTATATTTCAGGTGTTTCACAAGCTAATGTGCATAAAATTAATAGCCTGATCCTTCCTGAGTTACAAGAGAATTTATTTATAGAGAATGTTGCCAGTATAACATCTATAGAGGATTGTTTAAGAATAAATAAATGTGGCTTTAAAAAATTTGATATAATTGTTACCAATCCCCCATTTGCGGGCGAAATTAATGAAAGTAAATTCCTTGACAATTATGTAGTAGCAAAAGGGAAAAGTAGAATTCAACGAGATGCGTTATTTATTGAACGTTGTATAGAGTTGCTAAACCCTGGTGGTAGGATGGCTATAATATTACCAAACAATAAGTTTGGATCTAATAATTGGGCTTATTTACGTAAGTGGATTCTTCATCATGCAAAGATCGTTGGAGTAATCGGACTACCAAGAAATGTGTTTATGCCACATACTCCAGTTAAAACAGGGATACTCTTCCTTCAGAAGAGAAAGAATTCAGTAACAAATATTCCTAACGAAGAGATTTTCTTCGGTATCAGTGAACTAGCCGGAAAAGATAGTAGAGGTAATCTTCAATATAAAACTGATGACCAAGCTTTTGAAAATGTTGATCATGATCTTGATGAGATATATAAAGACTTTAAACAATTCATTAGTCAAAATTATTCAAGTTGGGTGAACGAATAA
- a CDS encoding ThiF family adenylyltransferase — MPCLIQKIKEELEYIDQSIINNIDLISNIDPGKYRGCETVANLSIEVNGEPTVIKVGFPNSFPNMLPMFFDKEDHFGIIPHKELDGFLCFTRSETLIIDERYPASILLNCLEKVISVVEDGVRGDNKIDFLLEFEEYWKRGVPTVLYSHIDTKNQTVRMLELWWNKLKEDSSLLIAGEKNQPLKQVIKKVFHIDIDKADRYRCIYFPLNPETFLKPPIKEEWNFKTLKDIIFDNLTPCNERIFRKILKSPDNNVKAGIDFIVIGLPLPNENTALFGYVISGHLPNAKNKVMGKIHPFTLKPKDPKLLKLKIHRWHPNHMINRTGGNTLLSNKHVLIVGAGSIGSEVAIRFAKSGVGKISLIDDDVLELNNIHRHALGCDQVFDVDEKLGFYNKPKVQGIKEEINRKYPFTLVKSFPNEYMKVWEEGKIDLNEIDLVVVAIGAPNQEMLINRKMIQQNNPPPVLYTWVEPLGIGGHTLVTLNSVKEGCYQCLFKADGEQPIFNRSAFAKPFQEFSKTVTGCGSVFTPYNFMDSERTAMLTVDTGIKVLLGKLDDNPLLSWKGEIVTFKEQGFETTTRYSFSLEDLYKSRYLYKDENCIVCSIERKDSH; from the coding sequence ATGCCTTGTTTAATTCAAAAGATAAAAGAAGAGTTAGAGTACATTGACCAAAGTATTATAAATAATATTGATTTGATAAGTAATATTGATCCTGGAAAGTATAGGGGATGTGAAACTGTAGCTAATTTATCAATAGAAGTAAATGGCGAGCCCACTGTAATAAAGGTGGGTTTTCCTAATTCATTTCCAAATATGCTTCCGATGTTCTTTGATAAAGAAGACCATTTTGGCATAATACCTCACAAGGAACTAGATGGTTTCCTTTGCTTTACAAGAAGCGAAACATTAATTATTGATGAAAGGTATCCTGCATCAATTCTATTAAACTGCTTAGAGAAGGTAATTAGTGTAGTCGAAGACGGTGTAAGAGGTGACAATAAAATAGATTTTCTCCTGGAATTTGAAGAATATTGGAAGAGAGGCGTACCCACAGTTCTATATAGTCATATAGATACAAAAAACCAAACCGTACGAATGCTGGAACTTTGGTGGAACAAGTTAAAAGAGGATAGTTCTTTATTGATTGCAGGAGAAAAAAATCAACCTTTAAAGCAAGTAATTAAAAAAGTATTTCATATAGATATTGATAAAGCAGACAGATACCGTTGTATTTACTTTCCTTTAAATCCTGAGACCTTTTTGAAACCACCAATTAAAGAAGAATGGAATTTTAAAACACTTAAGGATATAATTTTTGATAATTTAACACCGTGTAATGAAAGGATCTTTCGAAAAATTCTCAAAAGTCCTGATAATAATGTTAAAGCTGGAATAGATTTTATTGTAATAGGCTTGCCTCTTCCTAATGAGAATACAGCATTGTTTGGTTACGTAATTAGTGGACATCTGCCTAATGCCAAAAATAAAGTTATGGGAAAAATACATCCTTTTACATTAAAGCCCAAAGACCCAAAGCTGTTAAAATTAAAAATACATCGATGGCACCCCAATCATATGATAAATCGAACCGGAGGAAATACATTATTATCTAACAAACACGTCCTTATAGTAGGTGCCGGTTCAATTGGTAGTGAAGTTGCAATTAGATTTGCAAAATCCGGTGTAGGAAAAATCTCTCTAATTGATGATGATGTACTTGAATTGAACAATATACACAGACACGCATTAGGTTGTGATCAAGTATTTGATGTGGATGAAAAATTAGGTTTTTATAACAAACCTAAAGTACAAGGTATTAAGGAAGAAATAAATCGGAAATATCCTTTTACACTTGTTAAATCCTTTCCAAACGAATATATGAAAGTATGGGAAGAAGGAAAGATTGATTTAAATGAAATAGATTTAGTAGTAGTAGCCATAGGTGCTCCAAATCAAGAAATGCTTATTAATCGAAAAATGATACAACAAAATAACCCACCTCCTGTACTATACACTTGGGTCGAACCATTAGGAATAGGGGGACATACGCTTGTTACGTTAAATTCTGTAAAAGAAGGTTGTTATCAATGCTTGTTTAAGGCGGATGGAGAACAACCTATTTTCAATAGATCTGCCTTCGCTAAACCATTTCAAGAGTTTTCGAAAACTGTAACCGGATGTGGATCGGTATTTACTCCTTATAATTTTATGGATAGTGAACGTACAGCGATGTTAACTGTAGATACGGGGATTAAAGTGTTATTGGGAAAATTAGATGATAATCCGTTACTCTCCTGGAAAGGGGAAATTGTAACATTTAAAGAACAGGGATTTGAAACAACCACTCGTTATTCATTTAGTCTAGAAGATTTGTATAAATCAAGATATCTCTACAAGGACGAAAATTGTATAGTCTGTTCAATAGAAAGGAAGGATTCACATTAA
- a CDS encoding nucleotidyltransferase: MVLCKTQFNEFHNKIRLKEENELLKSKRDIIIKRIKEHMPEGNYKSFEIFNQGSYAMHTGIKPIDDDYDIDVGLYFDMSKDDITPLEAKQLVFDAIGDHTNNVKIKKPCVTVTYSAGYHVDIAIYAASNSDGKTYLAKGKPTSNEDDIFWDLSNPKDLIKEIRDHLSDVDDRKQFRRIVRYLKRWKDEKFTKGNGMPTGIALTSCIYHWLCIQKDVDPFTGAKSYRDLDALINVVDQILSRFTYDFVEIDGEYVSMPRLYVNLPVEPWPELFEKMTYKQMTTFKKKLENLLEALKEARGKSDPTDAAEILQQQFGNDFPVPPRPATGKRSAAKAVIPSSESAKEWE; encoded by the coding sequence ATGGTGTTATGTAAAACCCAATTCAATGAATTTCACAACAAAATTAGGTTAAAAGAAGAAAATGAATTACTTAAGAGTAAACGAGATATAATCATAAAACGTATTAAGGAACATATGCCAGAAGGAAACTATAAGTCTTTTGAAATCTTTAACCAAGGATCGTATGCAATGCATACCGGTATTAAACCAATTGATGACGATTATGATATTGATGTTGGATTATATTTTGATATGTCAAAAGATGACATAACACCTCTAGAAGCAAAACAATTGGTGTTTGATGCTATTGGTGATCATACAAACAATGTGAAAATTAAAAAGCCTTGTGTTACAGTCACTTATTCAGCAGGATATCACGTTGATATTGCAATATATGCAGCATCTAACAGTGATGGAAAAACATATCTTGCAAAAGGAAAGCCTACTAGTAATGAAGATGATATCTTTTGGGATTTATCTAATCCTAAAGATCTGATCAAAGAGATAAGAGACCATCTTTCTGATGTAGATGACCGCAAACAATTTCGCCGTATAGTAAGGTATTTAAAAAGGTGGAAAGATGAAAAATTCACAAAAGGAAATGGTATGCCTACTGGGATTGCCCTTACATCCTGTATATATCATTGGTTATGTATTCAAAAAGATGTCGATCCATTTACCGGAGCAAAATCTTATAGAGATCTAGATGCATTAATTAATGTTGTGGATCAAATACTTTCTCGGTTCACGTATGATTTTGTGGAGATTGATGGAGAATATGTTTCTATGCCTAGGCTATACGTAAATCTACCAGTTGAACCTTGGCCAGAATTATTTGAGAAAATGACCTATAAACAAATGACTACTTTTAAGAAGAAGTTAGAAAATCTTTTAGAAGCACTGAAAGAAGCAAGAGGGAAGTCAGATCCTACAGATGCTGCAGAAATTTTACAGCAGCAGTTTGGTAATGATTTTCCTGTCCCCCCAAGACCTGCTACAGGAAAAAGATCAGCAGCAAAAGCAGTGATACCAAGTTCAGAATCTGCGAAAGAGTGGGAATAG
- a CDS encoding helix-turn-helix transcriptional regulator: protein MNNIHNEDYIEIITRLRLARISAGITQKELSEKLNINQSIISKVENCERKIDVLEFFIWTNQLNISWKSIIPNKYLKLGDDNCESGINE, encoded by the coding sequence ATGAACAATATCCATAATGAAGATTACATAGAAATAATTACACGCTTACGCTTAGCTAGGATTTCAGCTGGCATAACTCAAAAAGAATTGTCAGAGAAACTTAATATAAACCAATCCATTATTTCAAAGGTGGAAAATTGCGAGCGAAAAATTGATGTTCTGGAATTTTTTATATGGACAAATCAATTAAATATTTCATGGAAGAGTATTATTCCAAATAAATACTTAAAATTAGGAGATGATAATTGTGAAAGCGGAATCAATGAATGA
- a CDS encoding SAVED domain-containing protein: MSRRQLTSAENYHLWMVSGGICSFEGCSKRLIENTNGSLTNIGIKAHIIGHAKNSARHQYMEEYGYTQATLEDVSNLMLMCYYHSKLIDDERTRDQFPPDRLFQMKKNHEEWVSSWSAAEKKKSVALIYKKLGNPITEIRYDGEIPYLLVEALEDQIEFVDSSTEGWNNAKRNNEELLDDFMELVRERDVDVAEVFPLSPIPLLIHMGFLLTDTISLCVYQFDRENEVWVMNKPEETKNEEIKVEQESKINGVEDLAVLVSISGKVKVKDVEEAISNNFDYLSFTINNPGVKRVLYRNDVKSIQSIVKEQVESLIQDLDYERIHLFLAGPAGLALEIGRGINPRIWGEVRLYQFDRRVKPRYQYAFSLN, translated from the coding sequence TTGAGTAGGAGACAATTAACAAGTGCAGAAAATTATCACTTATGGATGGTTTCTGGTGGAATATGTTCATTTGAAGGTTGCTCAAAAAGGTTAATTGAAAATACAAATGGTTCATTAACTAACATAGGAATTAAAGCCCACATAATTGGTCACGCTAAAAACTCTGCTCGACATCAATATATGGAGGAATACGGTTACACACAAGCAACCTTAGAAGATGTATCTAACCTTATGCTTATGTGCTATTATCATTCAAAATTAATAGACGATGAACGTACTAGAGATCAATTTCCACCTGATCGATTATTTCAGATGAAAAAAAACCACGAAGAATGGGTGTCGTCTTGGTCAGCGGCAGAAAAGAAAAAAAGTGTTGCATTAATTTATAAAAAATTAGGAAATCCGATAACTGAAATAAGATACGACGGAGAAATCCCATACCTATTGGTTGAAGCCTTAGAGGATCAAATCGAGTTCGTAGATTCATCTACTGAAGGTTGGAATAATGCCAAAAGAAATAATGAAGAATTACTGGATGACTTTATGGAACTCGTAAGAGAAAGAGATGTGGATGTAGCGGAAGTATTTCCATTGTCTCCGATTCCATTATTGATACATATGGGCTTCCTTCTTACAGATACTATCTCCCTTTGTGTTTATCAATTTGATAGGGAAAATGAAGTTTGGGTGATGAATAAACCAGAAGAAACTAAGAATGAAGAAATAAAAGTAGAGCAAGAATCAAAAATAAATGGGGTAGAAGACCTAGCTGTTTTGGTATCAATAAGTGGAAAAGTCAAAGTGAAAGATGTAGAAGAGGCTATAAGCAATAACTTTGATTATCTATCTTTTACTATTAATAACCCTGGTGTAAAACGAGTACTATATCGTAATGATGTTAAATCAATTCAATCAATAGTAAAGGAGCAAGTTGAATCCTTAATACAAGATCTGGACTATGAGAGAATTCATTTGTTTTTAGCTGGTCCAGCTGGATTAGCTCTAGAAATTGGTAGAGGTATAAACCCAAGAATTTGGGGAGAGGTACGGTTATATCAGTTTGATAGAAGGGTAAAGCCTCGATATCAATATGCCTTTTCATTAAATTAA
- a CDS encoding Mov34/MPN/PAD-1 family protein: protein MQRYRQLSQLDKEAGGILIGRILLENENFIIDDTSEPMPTDTRKRYRFIRTPEGHQEYFNNIWQKAEGRCFYLGEWHTHPERIPTPSSIDKKDWMRILKLDFESDILFFLIVGTKEIKVWYGQKKNKRIVELPRRD from the coding sequence ATGCAGAGGTACCGACAACTCAGTCAACTTGACAAAGAAGCCGGAGGAATCCTAATTGGAAGGATTCTTTTGGAGAATGAAAACTTTATTATAGATGATACTTCAGAACCTATGCCTACCGACACAAGAAAAAGATATCGTTTTATACGGACTCCAGAAGGTCACCAAGAATATTTTAATAATATTTGGCAAAAGGCAGAAGGTCGATGCTTCTACTTGGGAGAGTGGCATACTCACCCGGAAAGAATACCTACCCCTTCTTCTATTGATAAAAAAGATTGGATGAGAATATTAAAATTAGATTTTGAGTCGGATATTTTATTCTTTTTAATTGTTGGAACTAAGGAAATAAAAGTTTGGTATGGTCAAAAAAAGAATAAAAGAATAGTAGAGTTACCTAGGAGGGACTAA